TAGCATCTCTTCGGACTCTTCCTGTGTTTCAATATCCGCAATTCTCTTGTAAATATCCAGTTTCTGGAACTCATTTGGAATGTACGTCATCGGAATATAGGCATCAATATCGATATCAATCGACGTATCAAAGCTTTCTTCCACCGGAATACCTTTCGCCTCTTTTACCGCCTCGTTGAGCATTTTACAGTACAGGTCATAACCGACCGCCTCCATATGCCCATGCTGTTTTGCACCAAGCAGATTCCCGGCACCACGGATTTCCAAATCCCGCATTGCAATCTTGAATCCACTGCCCAGTTCTGTATATTCTTTGATGGCGGCAAGTCGTTTTTCTGCAACCTCTTTTAACATTTTATCCCGCTTATACATCAAAAAAGCGTATGCGGTCCGGCTGCTTCTTCCGACTCGTCCTCTTAGCTGATAAAGCTGGGACAGTCCCAGATTGTCTGCATCCTGTATCAAAATCGTGTTGACATTTGAAATATCCAGACCGGTCTCGATAATCGTTGTTGAAACCAGCACATCAATCTCACCGTTGATAAACTGGTACATAATTTTTTCCAGCTCGTGTTCTTTCATCTGCCCATGTGCAAATGCGACATTTGCCTCTGGAATCAGCTCCGATAAACGATGCGCCACGTCCTCAATCTCCTTGACACGGTTAAACACGTAATACACCTGACCGCCTCTTGCCAGTTCTCTTGAAACCGCTTCCCGCACAAGCTCCTCGTTATATTCCATCACATAGGTCTGAATCGGAATCCGGTCCATTGGCGGTTCTTCTAATACACTCATGTCACGGATTCCAATCAGGCTCATGTGAAGCGTTCTTGGAATCGGGGTTGCCGTTAGCGTCAAAACATCAATGTTTGTTTTTAACTGCTTAATCTTTTCTTTATGTCCCACACCGAAACGTTGTTCCTCATCAATGATGAGTAACCCTAAATCTTTGAATACAATATCCTTCGAAAGTACGCGGTGGGTTCCAATCAGGATATCAATCTGTCCTTTCTTGACACCCTCCATCGTCTTTTTCTGCTCCGCCGGTGTGCGGAAACGGCAAAGCAAATCGATATGAATCGGGAAATCCTTCATTCGCTGCACAAAGGTACTGTAATGCTGCTGTGCCAAGATGGTTGTCGGACATAAAAAGACTACCTGTTTGCCATCCTGAACTGCCTTGAACGCTGCACGGATTGCAATTTCGGTTTTTCCATATCCTACGTCACCACAGATAAGACGATCCATGATTTTTTTGCTTTCCATATCACGCTTGGTGTCCGCGATGGCTGCCTCCTGGTCTTCCGTCTCCTCAAACGGGAACATCTCCTCAAATTCGTTTTGCCAGACGGTATCCGGGCTAAACGCAAATCCTTCTTCCTGCTGCCTTGTGGCATACAAACTGACAAGGTCTTTTGCGATGTCTTTTACCGCACCACGCACCTTGCTCTTCGTTTTGCTCCAATCCTGGCTTCCTAATTTGTTCAGCTTTGGCTTTTTGGCATCTGCTCCGGCGTACTTTTGCAATAACTCCAGCTGTGTTGCCAGAATATATAGCGTTCCACTGTTTGCATATTCAATCTTAATGTAATCTTTTACCGTTTTGTCGACCTCAATTTTCTCGATTCCACGGTAAATGCCGAGTCCGTGATTCTCATGAACCACGTAATCTCCAACATTAAGGTCCGTAAAACTTGCGATTCGCTCTCCCTCATAGGCTTTGCGATGTTTCTTCTTTTTCTTTTCTCCACCAAAAATATCACTCTCTGAGATGACAACAAACTGAATCATCGGATACTCATATCCCTTTTTCAGTTTCCCATATCCCGTCATGATTTCGCCCGGTTTTACCTCATGTTCAAAATCTTCGGTGTAAAAAGCGTTTAAACCTTCTGCCATCAAATCTTCTGCAAGACGTTTCGCTCTGGTTCTCGAACCCGAAAGTAAAATCACACGATATCCATTCTTTTTATAACGTACCAAATCCTTCACGAGAAGTTCAAAACTGTTATTATAAGGGTTTACCGTCTTAGTCTGGATGTTTAAGTGTTCCGTAATCTCAAGGTAATTGCACTTTAAGTCAAGCGTTGCAAGCGCAACACACCGCTGGTTTTCAATTTTTCCCAGAATCTCCTTATATGGAATCAGCTCTTTCATCTGTCCCGGAAGAATGTACCCTTTTTCCAGGCGCTGCTTCATGCTGTCCAAAAATTCGGTCTCCGTTGCAATTCCGCGCTCGATACTACGATTGGTCTCATCCAAAAAGAGGATGGTATTCTCCTTTGAAAAATAGTCGAGCAGCGAAACCCGTTCCTCCACAAAATAGGAAAGAAATGCATCCGCTCCGGCAACGATTCCAAATTCTCCAATCTCTTCTGCAACCTGTTCTGCCACCTGCATCGCGCGGTGCGCTTCCTCGGTTTTCATCTTTTTTCGAAGTTTTTCGGAAACCTGCTTCGCTTCTTTTTTCAATTTCTCAATACCGGCTTGTTTTTCCGCCTCGGTTAGCACAAGCTCGCATGCCGGATAGATATGCACTTCCTCTAAATTTTCAATGGAGCGCTGGCTTTCCGGATCAAAAGAACGGATGGAATCCACCTCATCTCCCCACAGTTCAATTCGGAATGGATTGTCCTCCGTAAGCGAAAAAATATCCAGGATTCCACCACGCACCGAAAATTGTCCCATCGACTCTGCCTGGTAATTTTTCTCGTAGCCAAGTTCCACCAGGCTCTTTACCATCGCTTCCAAATCCAGTGTGTCGCCAACTGCAATCCGTTTTACAGACTGGATAAAACGTTCGGGCTGTGGCATAGGATTCATCAGACCGTCAAACGTCGTGATAATGGTGCAGTCTTTTTCCTCTGCAATACGTTTTAGTGCCTGAATACGCTCTGCTGTCAACACATTTCCGCGAATATCGGACTGATAAAAAAGAATATCTTTTGCCGGATAATATGCAACATTTTTGTCAAAAAATGCGTACTCCTCCAAAAGTTCTTTGGCGCGCTGTTCCTGAAACGTTACGATAATCCGGTTCCCTTTTCCATTGTTGATGCTGCTGATAAAATGCGCCTTTTGTGCATCGATACAGCCTGAAACCTGGATGATTCCCTTTTCTTTTTTCAGTTGTTGTTCCAGTTCCTCAAATTCCCTTAAACCGCTTAGGGACTCGGTAAATGCTTTCACTTAAGCCTCCTGCTTTTTACTGTTAAAATCATTCATGGCGCGGTCCACTTCCCCTTGAACCATCATGCCGGCTGCACAGATTGCATCCTTTATGGCATCTTCTACCTTAGCCTGATCTTCTTTATTAAAATGACCTAACACATGGTCTGCCAAATCCCAGCCTTTTGGTTTTTCGCCGACCCCGACTTTAATACGCATAAAGTTCTGTGTTCCGGTCATGGCGATAATATTTTTGATTCCGTTGTGACCGCCTGCGCTTCCTTTTTTGCGGATGCGAAGGTTCCCCGGTGCAAGACTGATATCGTCAAAAATCACTATCATCTCATCTTCCGGGTTAAGTTTGTAGTAATTGACAAGCTCTGCCACGCTTTCCCCGCTTAAGTTCATAAAGGTCTGTGGTTTTGCCAGTACCACTTTCACTCCCTCGATGACTCCTTTTCCGACAAGTGCTTTGTGTTTTTTTTCACAAATGCTGATGTTATATTGATCTGCCAGTGCGTCCAGACAATCAAATCCGACGTTGTGGCGTGTATGCTCGTATTGTTTTCCTGGATTTCCTAATCCAACGATTAAAAACATGGTATTCCTCCTATTTCATTATCTCAAATAAAATGTGCGAAGTTTGAGTTCATTATGTTTTTTACTGTGCTTTTCTTGCGTGAATAATTTCAGTCGCAGCCTTCAACTGTTCCTGATCATTGACTCCGGTGATGTCTTCTGGATTATCTAATGCATAGGCATCCACACGGAGACCTTTTTCTTTGATAATGGTGAGCGTGTCTGGAAGATAATATTCTCCCTGTGCATTATTTGGTGTGATTTTTTCTAATGCTTCTTTTAATTCCTTTGTGTCAAAAACATACATTCCAGAATTCACCTCGTGGGATGCTAACTCTTTCTCATTTGCATCTTTGTGTTCCACACTTTTGACAAAATTTCCTTTTTCATCACGGATAATTCTTCCGTACCCGGTTGGGTCTTCCATCATCGCCGATAACACGGTGACGGTATTTCCTTTTTCCTTTTGGTAATCCGCAAGGTTCTTTAATGTCTTTGCGGTGATAAGCGGAGTATCTCCGAACAAAATCATAGTCTGTCCGTCTTCTCCCATAAAATCTTTTGCGCATTTTACGGCATGACCGGTTCCTAACTGTTCTTCCTGCATGACAAATGCAACATCTTTATTCTGGATGCTTTCCTTTACCACATCGCTCTTATATCCGACAACCAGACATACTTCATCAGCTCCTGCTCCCTTTGCTGCCTCAATTGCATAATCCACCAGGCATTTTCCATCAATGGTATGAACGACCTTTGGAAGGTCGGATTTCATTCGGGTTCCTTTTCCTGCTGCAAGGATGACTGCTTTTAATTTACTCATATCTATTCTCCTTCTATCTTAACTTATTCTCTTTTTTCTTTTCTATTCGTCTCGCCTTTTCTGTGTGCGACTTCCTATCTATTCTAACCAAAATTCTTCCATTTGTATAGTGCGATTGTTGTGACCTCGCCACTCGCACAAAAAGAGCCGTGACACCTATTTTCATAAATGTTACGACTCTTTCTCTCATTTTTGCTACAAATCCTGTTATTCTTCTACCGCCAATGTCTCCTGATATTTCTGCAAAATCAGATTCTGGATACGCTCTCTTGTATCGGAATTGATTGGATGTGCGATATCGCGATATTCTCCATCTGCAGCTTTGCGGCTTGGCATTGCGATAAACAATCCTTTTTCACCTTCAATTACTTTAATATCATGTACCACGAATTCCTCATCAATGGTAATAGAAACAACTGCTTTCATTTTTCCTTCTTTTTCTACTTTTCGAATTCTTACATCTGTAATCTGCATGACATTATGTCCCCCTTTTGTCTTATTTATAGAACGTATCTCTCGTTATTCTCGAAGACAATCTTCACACCATTGTCCCCACAATAATACGTGTTCGCCTTTAACGTATCCCGACTTTCTACGATACAGTTCTCGATATGAGTATTATCACCAATATAAACGTCGTTTAGTATAATTGAATTCTTAATCACACAATTCTTACCGACAAATACCTTCTTAAATAAAATGGAATTCTCCACCTTACTGTTGATGATACAGCCACTTGCAATCAGGCTGTTTCTCACACTTGAACCTGCATTGTATTTCGCCGGTGGAAGATCATCCACCTTGGAATAAATGGTTGGTTCTTCTTTAAAAAAGTATTTTCTGACTTCCGGTTTCAAGAAGTCCATATTGGTCTTGTAGTAGGAATCTACGGTCGCAATGTTGCTCCAGTATTCCTTCATCTTGTATCCATAGATACGTTTCATATTTTTGTAACGAATCAGAATATCGGTTACGAAATCCCAACGGTCTTCCTGTGCGCTTCTTTCCAGCATCTCTATCAATTGTCTTCTCCGCACAATATAGATTCCGGTAGAAATGGTATTGGATCTGGAAACCATCGGTTTCTCTTCGAATTCTGTAATCCGTGCATCCTCATTCATGCGTACCACACCGAATCTGCTGACATCTTCCCCTGGCTCCATGTCCTTGCAAACCACGGTAATATCTGCTTTCTTCTCAATGTGATAGTCTAAAACTTTATTGTAATCGAGCTTGTATACACAATCACCACTTGTGATGATAACGTATGGCTCATGACACTTCTTTAAGAAACTAATGTTCTGGTACATTGCATCTGCGGTACCACGATACCACCAGCTGTTGTCCACCGTAACCGTCGGATTGAATACAAACAGACCTCCCTGCTTTCTTCCGAAATCCCACCATTTCGATGAACTTAAATGCTCGTTCAAAGACCTTGCGCTGTACTGTGTCAGTACTGCGACCGTCTGGATATGTGAGTTACTCATGTTGCTCAATGCAAAATCGATGCTTCTGAAACTTCCTCCAATCGGCATTGCTGCGATTGCACGTTTATTCGAAAGTTCCTGCATTCTTGTGTTGTTACCACCAGCCAAAATTATTCCTACTGCCTTCATACTGTGTCACCTGCCTTAATGATTACTTCACCGCTCTCCAGTCTCTTGTCCGGATAATCCGAAAGCTCTGTCACACCAGAGATTGCTGTGTTCTTGCCTACTTCTACGCCTGCAGGGATAACAGATTTTTCCCCTATCGTCACAAGTCCAAACGAATATATCTTCTCATTTAATTTATTTGGAGCCTCTTCTCCAACTCCAAGCTTCGCCCCATCGCATATCTCGCAATTCTCCGCAATAATTGCCTTGTCAATGGTAACGTTCTCGCCAATCGTGGTTCCCTTCATAATGATGGAGTCCCGCACAACGCTTCCCTTGCCAATTGTGACGCCTGCGCCAATGACGGAACTATGTACCTCTCCGCAAATCTCAGTCCCCTCACTTACAAGGCTCTTCTCCACAACTGCCTCTTCGGAAAGATACTGAGGTTCTATGATATCGCTCTTGGTATAAATCTTCCAATACTCTTCATACAAATTAAATTCCGGAATCAAATCAATCAATTCCATATTGGCTTCCCAATAAGAACCAAGTGTTCCAACATCTTTCCAATAACCATTGTATTCATAAGCGAAAAGACGTTGTCCCTTCTCGTGACAATACGGAATAATATGCTTTCCGAAGTCACAGCTGCCCTGATCCTTCATGGCTAGCAATGCTTCTTTCAGAACATTCCAGCTAAAAATATAGATTCCCATGGATGCAAGGTTGCTTCTTGGATGTTCCGGTTTCTCCTCGAATTCCTGGATCTTCTTATTCTCATCCGCAATCACAATTCCGAACCGGCTTGCCTCGTCTATCGGAACCGGCATCGTCGCAATCGTGACATCCGCATGATTCTCCTTATGAAAATCCAACATAACCTCATAATCCATCTTGTAAATATGATCTCCTGACAAAATCAGGACATATTCCGGATTATACTGCTCCATGTAATTCATGTTCTGATAAATTGCGTTTGCAGTTCCTGTATACCATTCACTGTTATCGCTTCTCTCATATGGAGGCAATACAGTTACACCACCATTGTTTCGATCCAAATCCCACGGAATACCTATCCCAATATGGGTGTTGAGTCGAAGTGGCTGATATTGTGTTAGTACCCCTACTGTATCAATCCCCGAATTGATACAGTTGCTCAGTGGGAAATCGATGATACGGTATTTTCCACCAAACGCAACAGCCGGTTTTGCAACTCCTGCTGTCAATACTCCTAAGCGGCTCCCCTGTCCACCAGCTAATAGCATTGCTATCATTTCTTTTCGAATCACGTCACTCACCTCTCGTCACTTTCTAGTCTTGCTACATAAAAATTATAACATACTGCATTTTTTATGTACATCTTTTTTCACAAT
This genomic window from Roseburia sp. 831b contains:
- the mfd gene encoding transcription-repair coupling factor; the encoded protein is MKAFTESLSGLREFEELEQQLKKEKGIIQVSGCIDAQKAHFISSINNGKGNRIIVTFQEQRAKELLEEYAFFDKNVAYYPAKDILFYQSDIRGNVLTAERIQALKRIAEEKDCTIITTFDGLMNPMPQPERFIQSVKRIAVGDTLDLEAMVKSLVELGYEKNYQAESMGQFSVRGGILDIFSLTEDNPFRIELWGDEVDSIRSFDPESQRSIENLEEVHIYPACELVLTEAEKQAGIEKLKKEAKQVSEKLRKKMKTEEAHRAMQVAEQVAEEIGEFGIVAGADAFLSYFVEERVSLLDYFSKENTILFLDETNRSIERGIATETEFLDSMKQRLEKGYILPGQMKELIPYKEILGKIENQRCVALATLDLKCNYLEITEHLNIQTKTVNPYNNSFELLVKDLVRYKKNGYRVILLSGSRTRAKRLAEDLMAEGLNAFYTEDFEHEVKPGEIMTGYGKLKKGYEYPMIQFVVISESDIFGGEKKKKKHRKAYEGERIASFTDLNVGDYVVHENHGLGIYRGIEKIEVDKTVKDYIKIEYANSGTLYILATQLELLQKYAGADAKKPKLNKLGSQDWSKTKSKVRGAVKDIAKDLVSLYATRQQEEGFAFSPDTVWQNEFEEMFPFEETEDQEAAIADTKRDMESKKIMDRLICGDVGYGKTEIAIRAAFKAVQDGKQVVFLCPTTILAQQHYSTFVQRMKDFPIHIDLLCRFRTPAEQKKTMEGVKKGQIDILIGTHRVLSKDIVFKDLGLLIIDEEQRFGVGHKEKIKQLKTNIDVLTLTATPIPRTLHMSLIGIRDMSVLEEPPMDRIPIQTYVMEYNEELVREAVSRELARGGQVYYVFNRVKEIEDVAHRLSELIPEANVAFAHGQMKEHELEKIMYQFINGEIDVLVSTTIIETGLDISNVNTILIQDADNLGLSQLYQLRGRVGRSSRTAYAFLMYKRDKMLKEVAEKRLAAIKEYTELGSGFKIAMRDLEIRGAGNLLGAKQHGHMEAVGYDLYCKMLNEAVKEAKGIPVEESFDTSIDIDIDAYIPMTYIPNEFQKLDIYKRIADIETQEESEEMLEELMDRFGDLPKSVENLLFIAKIKTMAHWVFFTEIAQKNNTLKFTLYEKAKINPAKIPDFVAAYDGRMTFAMDKKAPYFTYQLKANSRDKKVNIKELLEKILQDARVLLETPNDVCS
- the pth gene encoding aminoacyl-tRNA hydrolase, translating into MFLIVGLGNPGKQYEHTRHNVGFDCLDALADQYNISICEKKHKALVGKGVIEGVKVVLAKPQTFMNLSGESVAELVNYYKLNPEDEMIVIFDDISLAPGNLRIRKKGSAGGHNGIKNIIAMTGTQNFMRIKVGVGEKPKGWDLADHVLGHFNKEDQAKVEDAIKDAICAAGMMVQGEVDRAMNDFNSKKQEA
- a CDS encoding sugar phosphate nucleotidyltransferase; the protein is MSKLKAVILAAGKGTRMKSDLPKVVHTIDGKCLVDYAIEAAKGAGADEVCLVVGYKSDVVKESIQNKDVAFVMQEEQLGTGHAVKCAKDFMGEDGQTMILFGDTPLITAKTLKNLADYQKEKGNTVTVLSAMMEDPTGYGRIIRDEKGNFVKSVEHKDANEKELASHEVNSGMYVFDTKELKEALEKITPNNAQGEYYLPDTLTIIKEKGLRVDAYALDNPEDITGVNDQEQLKAATEIIHARKAQ
- the spoVG gene encoding septation regulator SpoVG; the encoded protein is MQITDVRIRKVEKEGKMKAVVSITIDEEFVVHDIKVIEGEKGLFIAMPSRKAADGEYRDIAHPINSDTRERIQNLILQKYQETLAVEE
- the glgD gene encoding glucose-1-phosphate adenylyltransferase subunit GlgD, which produces MKAVGIILAGGNNTRMQELSNKRAIAAMPIGGSFRSIDFALSNMSNSHIQTVAVLTQYSARSLNEHLSSSKWWDFGRKQGGLFVFNPTVTVDNSWWYRGTADAMYQNISFLKKCHEPYVIITSGDCVYKLDYNKVLDYHIEKKADITVVCKDMEPGEDVSRFGVVRMNEDARITEFEEKPMVSRSNTISTGIYIVRRRQLIEMLERSAQEDRWDFVTDILIRYKNMKRIYGYKMKEYWSNIATVDSYYKTNMDFLKPEVRKYFFKEEPTIYSKVDDLPPAKYNAGSSVRNSLIASGCIINSKVENSILFKKVFVGKNCVIKNSIILNDVYIGDNTHIENCIVESRDTLKANTYYCGDNGVKIVFENNERYVL
- a CDS encoding glucose-1-phosphate adenylyltransferase translates to MLLAGGQGSRLGVLTAGVAKPAVAFGGKYRIIDFPLSNCINSGIDTVGVLTQYQPLRLNTHIGIGIPWDLDRNNGGVTVLPPYERSDNSEWYTGTANAIYQNMNYMEQYNPEYVLILSGDHIYKMDYEVMLDFHKENHADVTIATMPVPIDEASRFGIVIADENKKIQEFEEKPEHPRSNLASMGIYIFSWNVLKEALLAMKDQGSCDFGKHIIPYCHEKGQRLFAYEYNGYWKDVGTLGSYWEANMELIDLIPEFNLYEEYWKIYTKSDIIEPQYLSEEAVVEKSLVSEGTEICGEVHSSVIGAGVTIGKGSVVRDSIIMKGTTIGENVTIDKAIIAENCEICDGAKLGVGEEAPNKLNEKIYSFGLVTIGEKSVIPAGVEVGKNTAISGVTELSDYPDKRLESGEVIIKAGDTV